A genomic window from Diospyros lotus cultivar Yz01 chromosome 2, ASM1463336v1, whole genome shotgun sequence includes:
- the LOC127794411 gene encoding uncharacterized protein LOC127794411 — MSPKMLERVLSARRSPQATGDGDDDDGDESKTRKHMSPLTRATNYLARTGYFWPCLVLVLVLLLVSSLAFHSRNLVCVSSSCDPVSRMRFFGYEDPESDYGSLGVPWCRSKHGKTVEWTTKDLLKGLEEFVPIYETRPIKNNMYGMGFDHSFGLWFIARWLQPDLMIESGAFKGHSTWVLRQAMPDKPIVSLSPRHPEKYLKKGPAYVDGNCTYFAGKDFVDFGSVDWGIVFKKHGITDLSRVLVFFDDHQNELKRLKQALKAGFRHLVFEDNYDTGTGDHYSFRQICDQFYIRGGGHSCFRDSDEARIRSRRKKFWDKAVDIEELCGPGEAWWGVRGRMRDDFNHSNKAITYKEHLKNSRFVESVLDVYWELPPVAGSSLTHQTRYDPARAPSPIVEDGRFGRFQRLGLSRLDTSVFNGYTQMAYLQISGQNLNSDS, encoded by the exons ATGAGCCCAAAGATGCTGGAGAGAGTGCTGTCTGCCCGTAGGTCGCCGCAGGCTACCGGCGACGGAGACGACGACGACGGCGATGAATCCAAGACCAGAAAGCACATGTCGCCGCTCACACGAGCCACCAACTACTTGGCTAGGACAGGTTACTTCTGGCCATGCCTCGTCCTCGTCCTAGTCCTCCTCCTGGTCTCCTCTCTCGCTTTTCACTCCCGTAATCTCGTCTGTGTCTCCTCGTCTTGCGATCCTGTATCTCGTATGCGCTTCTTCGGCTACGAAGATCCTGAATCAGACTACGGATCTCTCGGCGTGCCTTGGT GCAGATCGAAACATGGAAAAACTGTTGAATGGACAACCAAGGATTTACTCAAGGGTTTGGAAGAGTTTGTACCAATATATGAAACACGACCcataaaaaataacatgtaTGGGATGGGTTTTGACCACAGCTTTGGTCTTTGGTTCATTGCTCGATGGCTGCAGCCTGATCTGATGATTGAGAGTGGTGCTTTCAAGGGTCATTCGACTTGGGTTTTGAGGCAAGCAATGCCTGACAAACCTATTGTCTCCCTTTCACCTCGCCATCCTGAGAAATACCTTAAAAAGGGACCTGCTTATGTAGATGGGAACTGCACATACTTTGCTGGAAAAGATTTTGTGGATTTTGGCAGTGTTGACTGGGGCATTGTGTTCAAGAAACATGGAATTACAGATCTCAGTCGGGTTCTTGTCTTCTTTGATGATCATCAGAATGAGCTAAAAAG GCTCAAGCAGGCACTAAAAGCTGGCTTCAGGCATCTTGTTTTTGAGGACAACTATGATACTGGAACCGGAGACCATTACTCATTCAGACAGATATGTGACCAATTTTATATAAGAG GGGGTGGGCATAGTTGCTTTAGAGATAGCGATGAAGCCAGGATACGATCAAGAAGGAAGAAGTTCTGGGACAAGGCTGTGGATATAGAAGAACTATGCGGGCCTGGTGAAGCATGGTGGGGCGTTCGGGGGCGAATGCGTGATGACTTCAACCACAGTAACAAGGCAATCACCTACAAAGAACACTTAAAGAACAGCAGGTTCGTGGAATCAGTGTTGGATGTTTACTGGGAGCTCCCGCCGGTGGCTGGCTCGTCACTGACTCATCAAACAAGGTACGATCCTGCTCGTGCGCCCAGCCCCATTGTTGAGGATGGTAGGTTTGGTCGGTTTCAGAGGCTTGGCTTGTCTAGACTTGACACTTCTGTATTCAACGGATATACTCAGATGGCGTATCTTCAAATATCTGGACAAAACCTTAATAGCGATTCCTAG
- the LOC127795387 gene encoding protein JINGUBANG-like — MASLDCPNSPPGPSFAIRGPQTDGFFRSISTKEAASNFSDFPCTSPSRLSSPSFSPASGLHTSQPSSPGRLLSPKLSADNDLQASHRCISSVLKKDGQILSIAAANGLVYTGSESNILRVWKLPEFTECGQLKTKACMALAIELSNDKVYAAYADCKIRVWRRTWEGVAKHVRLATIPRTGSYVRSYITGKDKLTKHMGPISSLAINVSDGILYSASLDKTVRVWQISDHKCIESIQAHSEPINAVAVADDGVLYTASDDATVRVWRRNFCSGDRPHSLTVTLPAKSSPVKALTLTVDGGILYGGCTDGYIHYWLKGWFSGQLQYGGSLQGHTHAVMCLASMADYVVSGSADSTGRVWVREQDGQHSCVAVLQGHRGPIRSVAAFPGRLPEEAEEGCTVCTGSLDGVLKVWRVTCGRNSDRSSAQKDSFEYFELN, encoded by the exons atggcaTCTTTGGATTGTCCCAACTCGCCGCCAGGTCCATCGTTCGCAATCAGAGGCCCCCAAACCGACGGCTTCTTCAGAAGCATTTCCACAAAAGAAGCCGCCTCCAATTTCTCAGACTTCCCATGTACGTCGCCGTCTCGCCTGAGTTCCCCATCCTTCTCTCCGGCATCCGGCCTCCACACCTCCCAGCCTTCCTCTCCAGGCCGCCTCCTGTCCCCCAAGCTCTCCGCCGACAACGACCTCCAAGCCTCCCACCGCTGCATCTCCTCCGTCCTCAAAAAGGATGGCCAGATCCTCTCCATCGCCGCCGCCAACGGCCTGGTCTACACGGGCTCCGAATCCAATATCCTCCGCGTCTGGAAGCTCCCGGAGTTCACCGAGTGCGGCCAGCTCAAGACCAAGGCCTGCATGGCGCTCGCCATTGAGCTCTCCAACGACAAGGTTTACGCCGCCTACGCCGACTGCAAGATTAGGGTTTGGCGCCGGACTTGGGAAGGGGTCGCCAAGCATGTCCGCCTAGCCACCATCCCCCGCACCGGAAGCTACGTCCGGAGCTACATCACCGGCAAGGATAAACTG ACAAAGCATATGGGGCCGATATCGTCGCTGGCAATCAACGTATCGGACGGCATCCTATACTCAGCTTCTCTCGACAAAACCGTCAGAGTATGGCAAATCTCCGACCACAAATGCATCGAGAGCATCCAAGCCCACTCGGAGCCCATCAACGCCGTGGCCGTGGCCGACGACGGAGTCCTCTACACCGCCTCCGACGACGCCACCGTCAGAGTGTGGCGCCGCAACTTCTGCAGCGGAGACAGGCCTCACTCGCTAACCGTCACCCTGCCTGCCAAATCCTCTCCGGTCAAGGCCCTGACTCTCACGGTCGACGGCGGCATCTTGTACGGCGGCTGCACCGACGGCTACATCCATTACTGGCTCAAGGGCTGGTTCTCTGGCCAGCTGCAGTACGGCGGCTCGCTGCAGGGCCACACCCACGCCGTGATGTGCCTGGCTAGCATGGCGGACTACGTGGTGAGCGGCTCGGCGGACTCGACGGGTCGGGTTTGGGTCCGGGAGCAGGACGGGCAGCATTCTTGCGTGGCGGTGCTTCAGGGGCACCGGGGGCCGATCAGGAGCGTGGCGGCGTTTCCGGGGCGGTTGCCGGAGGAGGCGGAGGAGGGCTGTACTGTCTGCACCGGGAGCCTCGACGGGGTGCTGAAGGTGTGGCGGGTCACGTGCGGGAGAAACTCCGATCGGAGTTCGGCACAGAAGGATAGTTTTGAGTACTTTGAGCTGAATTGA